A single Dechloromonas denitrificans DNA region contains:
- a CDS encoding GAF and HD-GYP domain-containing protein, with the protein METLDDLFLRLEQLNEIGASLSSERNLNLLLEKILLAAKTITRADGGTLYLLSEDRQHLHFEIVRTNSLGIAFGGSSGQPTSGNFPDLALYRDDGTPNDSLVAAYAAITGRTVNIADAYAADGFDFSGTRKFDERTGYRSQSFLTVPMKNHEGEIIGVLQLINALDPQRRVVEFSQADQRLAESLASQAAIALTNRQLVQQLETLFEAFIKLINLAIDEKSPYTGGHCQRVPELTMMLAEAAEATSEGPLADFKLTDSERYELRIAALLHDCGKVTTPVHVVDKATKLQTIYDRINLIDTRFEVIKRDAEVRKWRSIAEGKDAVEAEAIYRGFCLQCDVDRSVLRQANIGSENMSDEDIARVKKIGAGYRWRNVDGDEVAFLTDDELENLTIRSGTLTQPEREIINHHIVATIRMLEQLPWPKHLKNVPEYAGGHHERMDGTGYPKGLRRDQMSWQARMMGIADIFEALTAKDRPYKEGMRLSEALSILENFKNNGHIDPELHEVFVRRAVYREYAGFFLGTQQVDC; encoded by the coding sequence ATGGAAACGCTCGATGACCTCTTTCTCCGTCTTGAGCAACTTAATGAAATCGGCGCTTCACTTTCCAGCGAGCGTAATCTGAATCTGCTGCTGGAAAAAATACTGCTTGCCGCCAAGACCATTACCCGGGCCGATGGTGGGACGCTGTATCTCCTTTCCGAAGACCGGCAGCACCTGCATTTCGAGATTGTCCGGACGAATTCGCTGGGCATCGCCTTCGGTGGCTCAAGTGGCCAGCCGACTTCCGGCAACTTTCCCGATCTCGCTCTCTACCGCGACGATGGTACGCCGAATGACAGCCTGGTGGCCGCCTATGCCGCCATTACCGGTCGGACGGTCAATATCGCAGACGCCTATGCGGCGGACGGTTTCGATTTTTCCGGAACGCGCAAATTCGACGAGCGCACCGGCTATCGCTCACAGTCGTTCCTGACGGTGCCGATGAAAAACCATGAAGGCGAGATCATCGGTGTCCTGCAGCTGATCAACGCCCTCGACCCGCAACGGCGCGTTGTTGAATTCTCCCAGGCCGACCAGCGCCTGGCCGAGTCGCTCGCCTCACAGGCGGCCATCGCCTTGACCAACCGCCAACTTGTGCAGCAGCTCGAAACCCTGTTTGAAGCCTTCATCAAGCTGATCAATCTGGCGATCGACGAAAAGTCGCCTTACACCGGCGGCCATTGCCAGCGCGTCCCGGAGCTGACGATGATGCTGGCCGAAGCGGCCGAGGCTACGTCGGAAGGCCCGCTTGCCGATTTCAAACTGACCGACAGCGAGCGCTACGAACTGCGCATCGCCGCCCTGTTGCACGACTGTGGCAAGGTGACGACGCCAGTGCATGTCGTCGACAAGGCAACCAAGCTGCAGACGATTTACGATCGCATCAATCTGATCGATACGCGCTTCGAGGTGATCAAACGCGATGCCGAGGTGCGCAAATGGCGGAGCATTGCAGAAGGCAAGGATGCCGTTGAAGCCGAAGCGATCTATCGTGGTTTTTGCCTCCAATGCGATGTCGACCGCAGTGTTCTGCGTCAGGCGAATATTGGCAGCGAAAACATGAGTGATGAAGATATCGCGCGTGTCAAAAAAATTGGCGCGGGCTATCGCTGGCGTAATGTCGACGGCGATGAGGTTGCTTTTCTGACCGACGACGAACTTGAAAACCTGACCATTCGCAGCGGCACCCTGACTCAGCCGGAACGCGAAATCATCAACCACCACATCGTTGCCACGATCCGGATGCTGGAACAGCTACCCTGGCCGAAGCATCTGAAAAATGTCCCGGAATACGCCGGTGGTCACCACGAGCGGATGGACGGCACAGGCTACCCGAAAGGTCTCCGGCGCGACCAGATGAGCTGGCAAGCCAGGATGATGGGCATTGCCGATATTTTCGAGGCACTGACCGCCAAAGATAGGCCGTACAAGGAAGGGATGAGGCTGTCGGAGGCGCTAAGCATTCTCGAAAACTTCAAGAACAACGGACACATTGATCCGGAACTACATGAGGTATTCGTACGGAGAGCGGTTTACCGGGAATATGCAGGGTTTTTTTTGGGGACGCAACAGGTGGATTGCTGA
- a CDS encoding pilin: MKRVQQGFTLIELMIVVAIIGILAAVAIPQYQDYVTRAKLAKVNVAADPIKTAVAMFAQENGGLANLPGDGWTSLGLQGAPTGTTEVSGITVTAATGAIVATIQGVGTGYDTSTVTYTPSVGNSAVTWAVACNDTTAAHRANLAKTFACP, from the coding sequence ATGAAACGGGTACAACAAGGTTTCACCCTTATCGAATTAATGATTGTTGTGGCAATTATCGGCATTCTCGCTGCCGTAGCCATTCCTCAGTATCAGGACTACGTGACGCGCGCCAAACTGGCGAAGGTTAACGTTGCCGCCGATCCGATCAAGACCGCGGTAGCGATGTTTGCTCAAGAAAATGGGGGCCTTGCCAATCTGCCTGGCGACGGCTGGACCTCTCTGGGCCTGCAAGGTGCCCCGACTGGAACGACCGAAGTTTCCGGCATTACTGTTACCGCAGCCACCGGCGCGATTGTGGCAACGATTCAAGGCGTCGGAACAGGTTATGACACCAGCACCGTGACCTACACTCCGAGCGTCGGTAATTCGGCCGTTACTTGGGCGGTTGCATGCAACGACACTACCGCTGCTCACCGTGCAAACTTGGCCAAGACCTTTGCGTGCCCATAA
- a CDS encoding glycosyltransferase family 39 protein produces the protein MKQTHRKVTALGWQALSFLLIAAAVIALYAPFLDNSIVFDDHNLFTNLSIYDHAIRPFNLTPRNFPYFTLGFTEVIWKSIEVHRIISLLLHLINTFLLFRLLGTWLKEIGEAPPPNATLLAAAGSLFFAIHPVAVYGAGYLVQRTILFATLFSLLSLWFYWRSLARNRISDAITAALFYSLAIYSKEHAIMLPASALLLTLLHEAPWRKNLAKAAVFAGLCLPSAILVILTVKGVIGTSYEPDSATFINAIPVADSQIMQWLISGVTQTGLFFDYLKSWLFPDVRIMSADIRVDFSSSWTPIWITVKLGAFVAFAASGAFLVQRRGPLGIIGWGMLYFWLLFATELVSIRFQEPFVLYRSYIWAPGIIIALSGCLTLARLSTRAMICCSIIVLSISFFMSRDRLLSLKNDRSLWNDAAAKLTSPDLPGTERIFYNRGIQRLKENSPFDALADMNRVVSRLPSSFEGYSGRAKAHQNLGQHELALADLTTASTHTTTAAALGMLEYDQFVSFTALNRQQEAEIALTQAASHGHPTARALLDFEKNRRMKSSHWPSPSTEGAQLTKQGTLN, from the coding sequence GTGAAACAAACTCATCGAAAAGTTACCGCTTTGGGTTGGCAAGCCTTGAGTTTTCTGCTCATCGCGGCGGCAGTTATCGCCCTTTATGCCCCGTTCCTCGACAATTCAATTGTCTTCGACGATCACAATTTATTCACAAACCTGTCGATCTATGATCACGCCATCAGGCCTTTCAACCTTACTCCACGCAATTTCCCTTATTTCACGCTTGGCTTCACGGAAGTTATCTGGAAGAGCATAGAAGTACACCGCATCATCAGCCTGCTGCTCCACCTCATCAACACATTTCTACTATTTCGCCTGCTTGGTACCTGGCTGAAAGAAATCGGTGAGGCTCCACCTCCCAATGCAACGCTGCTTGCTGCCGCAGGCAGCCTGTTCTTCGCTATTCATCCGGTTGCGGTCTACGGGGCCGGATATCTGGTCCAAAGAACAATTCTGTTCGCCACTCTTTTTTCACTGCTGTCCCTCTGGTTCTACTGGCGAAGCCTAGCAAGAAACCGTATTTCCGATGCGATTACAGCGGCTCTTTTCTACAGCCTTGCGATTTACTCCAAGGAGCATGCCATCATGCTGCCCGCATCGGCCTTGCTCCTTACCCTGCTGCATGAAGCGCCCTGGCGAAAGAACTTGGCAAAGGCCGCCGTTTTCGCCGGCCTCTGCCTTCCGTCTGCCATCCTAGTCATCCTTACAGTCAAGGGGGTCATCGGCACATCCTACGAACCCGATTCAGCAACCTTCATCAATGCAATCCCGGTCGCCGACTCCCAAATAATGCAATGGCTGATCAGTGGAGTGACCCAAACTGGTTTATTTTTTGATTACCTGAAAAGCTGGCTATTTCCGGACGTACGGATAATGTCTGCTGACATCCGGGTAGACTTCTCATCCAGCTGGACTCCTATATGGATTACTGTAAAACTTGGCGCCTTTGTCGCCTTCGCTGCTAGCGGAGCTTTCCTGGTTCAACGTAGAGGCCCCCTCGGAATCATCGGCTGGGGAATGCTTTATTTCTGGCTGCTCTTCGCTACCGAACTTGTGTCAATACGATTCCAGGAACCTTTTGTTCTCTATCGAAGCTACATTTGGGCTCCCGGCATCATCATCGCCCTTTCTGGATGCCTGACACTGGCAAGGCTGTCCACTCGGGCCATGATATGTTGTTCCATCATCGTACTCTCCATATCATTTTTCATGAGCCGAGACCGCTTGCTTAGCCTGAAAAACGACAGGTCGCTTTGGAACGATGCGGCTGCCAAGTTGACATCGCCGGACCTGCCGGGCACCGAGCGGATTTTCTATAACCGAGGAATTCAACGACTAAAAGAAAACTCGCCATTTGATGCACTAGCCGACATGAACCGCGTTGTTTCACGCCTTCCCTCTTCTTTTGAAGGCTATAGTGGCCGTGCAAAAGCGCATCAGAACCTCGGGCAACATGAACTTGCACTCGCTGACCTGACGACGGCGAGCACCCACACGACAACCGCTGCGGCATTGGGGATGCTCGAATATGATCAATTTGTGTCGTTTACTGCGCTAAATCGGCAGCAGGAAGCGGAAATAGCCCTTACCCAGGCGGCAAGCCATGGCCATCCAACAGCCCGTGCGCTACTTGACTTCGAAAAAAATCGCCGCATGAAATCAAGCCATTGGCCCTCACCGTCAACCGAGGGGGCGCAACTGACCAAACAGGGAACATTAAACTGA
- a CDS encoding CYTH and CHAD domain-containing protein has product MSIEIELKLQLTAKTAKKLASHPLLAGIKPQKQHLLNTYFDTPKLDLQAKRIAVRFRKKGWQWLLTVKSAEPASGGLAMRSEWEAQATPGVFDFSHVDADDLRQFLEQSTGDLEPIFTTDFRRQIWNVPFGESLIELAVDRGNIESRGNSTPICEIELELLSGKIDDIFGLTRKLQEQLDLHPAIASKAERGYNLYNKVPPSPFKAKAATINGQMTPVEAFRSIALGCLEHFQRNENGLLAGGEAEFIHQARVALRRLRSAIKLFAPVLPPEFVTAYGQTWQTLASALGDARNWDVFLEETLPPIQAAFPDNRDIKRLRNEARQRAKSARRSIIRLLAVSEYPRLLVEFTSAIYALTDTLPMPLKEFAAERIASHARRARKLATRHATLSPEERHRMRISFKKLRYTLEFFAPLLPSKRLPPYLAALSQLQDELGLINDHVTAEALIGDVLAKRPDGPIHGWVAGRQGLLVNDLTGTLNTWIAQQTFGK; this is encoded by the coding sequence ATGAGCATCGAAATCGAGTTAAAGCTGCAACTCACAGCGAAGACCGCCAAGAAGCTGGCAAGCCACCCGCTGCTTGCCGGCATCAAGCCACAAAAGCAACACTTGCTGAATACCTATTTCGACACGCCGAAACTCGACCTGCAGGCCAAACGCATCGCGGTCCGTTTCCGCAAGAAAGGCTGGCAGTGGCTGCTCACCGTCAAATCCGCCGAACCGGCGAGCGGCGGCCTGGCCATGCGCAGCGAGTGGGAAGCCCAAGCCACGCCGGGTGTATTCGACTTCAGCCATGTCGACGCCGATGATCTGCGCCAATTCCTCGAACAATCGACCGGCGACCTCGAACCGATCTTCACCACCGACTTCCGGCGGCAGATCTGGAACGTCCCGTTTGGCGAATCCCTGATCGAATTGGCGGTTGATCGCGGCAATATCGAAAGCCGGGGCAACAGCACGCCGATCTGCGAAATCGAGCTCGAGCTGCTCTCCGGCAAGATCGACGACATCTTCGGCCTGACCCGCAAACTGCAGGAACAACTCGACCTCCACCCGGCCATCGCCAGCAAGGCCGAGCGCGGCTACAACCTGTACAACAAGGTGCCGCCCAGCCCGTTCAAGGCCAAAGCGGCAACCATCAACGGGCAAATGACACCGGTCGAAGCCTTCCGCAGCATCGCCCTCGGCTGCCTCGAACACTTTCAGCGCAATGAAAATGGCCTGCTTGCGGGAGGCGAAGCCGAATTCATCCACCAGGCCCGCGTTGCCTTGCGACGGCTGCGTTCGGCGATCAAACTCTTCGCCCCCGTCCTGCCGCCGGAATTTGTCACGGCCTACGGCCAGACCTGGCAGACGCTGGCCAGCGCGCTCGGCGATGCCCGCAACTGGGACGTCTTTCTCGAAGAAACCCTGCCGCCCATCCAGGCCGCCTTCCCCGATAACCGCGACATCAAACGCCTGCGCAACGAAGCCCGCCAGCGCGCCAAAAGTGCCCGCCGCTCGATCATCCGCCTGCTCGCCGTCAGCGAATATCCCCGCCTGCTGGTCGAATTCACATCGGCAATCTACGCTCTCACCGACACCTTGCCGATGCCGCTCAAGGAATTTGCCGCCGAACGCATCGCCAGCCACGCCCGGCGCGCCAGAAAACTCGCCACCCGACACGCGACACTCAGCCCGGAAGAACGCCATCGGATGCGGATCAGCTTCAAGAAGCTGCGCTACACCCTGGAATTTTTCGCCCCATTGCTACCCAGCAAGCGCCTCCCGCCCTACCTTGCTGCACTGTCGCAATTACAGGATGAACTCGGGCTGATTAACGACCACGTGACTGCTGAAGCACTGATCGGTGACGTGTTGGCGAAACGCCCGGATGGGCCGATTCATGGCTGGGTAGCGGGAAGACAAGGGTTATTGGTTAACGACCTGACCGGCACGTTAAATACTTGGATAGCACAACAAACGTTTGGGAAATAG
- a CDS encoding EAL domain-containing protein produces the protein MSLFRQLWLAVIASTIIAFAGSFVASMLTARQYLTQQLAIKNNDNAASLALSMSQLDKDPVTVELQVAAVFDSGQYAAVRLIDPEGKVMIEKLSPPAAGDAPAWFVKVFPIESQPGQAQVSNGWNQFGTVELVSHSQFAYRELWRGAINLLLWFIGGGAIMGLLGMQVLRRIKRPLDAVVGQAQAISERRFVSIAVPSTPELKSVASAMNAMVDRLNAMFAEEAARLDKLRREATLDSLTGLANRAFFLNQLDAALSDDDAAPTGSLLLLRLADLAGINRRAGRETADALLRRLGATLQELAADKPGAAAARLNGADFALLLPGVQDPSQPATKLLDALRDLVAAGMIDSEQVGHLASGLYLHGQSIGSLFSRLDAALATAEGQGNLAWCRAEISGEQRTTSNADWKKLLDGAIETQRLRLIEFPVAGNSGQLLHLECPLRLQASEGGEWLAAGSFMPMASRLSMTTELDLAAVRLALERIAAGAAAVAVNLSGESILVASFRSRLQSLIAARKELAPRLWLEVSEVGAFQHFAEFQAFCNTLRPLGCRLGIEHFGRRFSEIGRLHDIGLDYLKVDGSFVRAIDTQQGNQAFLKGLCSIAHNIGLTVIAEGVQTAEELATLPDLGFDGATGPAVPRN, from the coding sequence ATGTCCCTATTTCGACAACTCTGGCTCGCCGTCATCGCGAGCACCATCATCGCCTTCGCCGGCAGCTTCGTGGCCAGCATGCTGACCGCCCGGCAATATCTGACGCAGCAATTGGCGATCAAGAACAACGACAATGCCGCCTCGCTGGCGCTCTCGATGTCGCAACTCGACAAGGACCCGGTCACCGTCGAACTCCAGGTGGCCGCTGTTTTCGACAGTGGCCAATACGCTGCCGTGCGCCTGATCGACCCGGAAGGCAAGGTGATGATCGAAAAGCTCAGCCCGCCTGCGGCTGGCGATGCTCCGGCCTGGTTCGTCAAGGTTTTCCCGATCGAATCGCAGCCCGGCCAGGCCCAGGTTTCCAACGGCTGGAACCAGTTCGGAACGGTCGAGCTGGTCAGCCACAGCCAGTTCGCCTACCGCGAACTCTGGCGTGGCGCGATCAATCTGCTGCTCTGGTTCATTGGCGGTGGCGCCATCATGGGCCTGCTCGGCATGCAGGTGCTACGCCGCATTAAGCGGCCGCTTGATGCCGTGGTCGGCCAGGCACAGGCAATCAGCGAACGACGCTTCGTCAGCATCGCCGTGCCATCGACGCCGGAACTGAAAAGCGTGGCCAGTGCAATGAATGCCATGGTCGACCGGCTGAATGCGATGTTCGCCGAGGAGGCTGCGCGGCTCGACAAGCTGCGCCGCGAAGCGACGCTCGACAGCCTGACCGGCCTCGCCAACCGGGCGTTCTTCCTCAATCAGCTGGATGCCGCGCTGAGCGACGACGATGCCGCCCCGACCGGCAGCCTGCTGCTCCTCCGCCTGGCGGACTTGGCCGGCATCAACCGGCGGGCCGGACGCGAGACGGCCGACGCCCTGCTCCGCCGGCTCGGTGCCACCCTGCAGGAACTCGCGGCCGACAAGCCGGGCGCCGCGGCGGCTCGCCTGAACGGTGCCGATTTTGCCCTGCTGCTGCCGGGCGTCCAGGACCCGAGCCAGCCCGCCACAAAGCTGCTCGACGCCTTGCGCGATCTGGTGGCGGCCGGGATGATCGACAGCGAACAGGTCGGTCACCTCGCCAGCGGCCTTTATCTGCACGGCCAGAGCATTGGCAGCCTGTTTTCCCGGCTCGATGCCGCGCTGGCGACGGCCGAGGGCCAGGGAAATCTGGCCTGGTGCCGCGCCGAAATCAGCGGCGAGCAGCGCACCACGTCGAATGCCGACTGGAAGAAGCTGCTCGACGGCGCCATCGAAACCCAGCGCCTGCGCCTGATCGAATTTCCGGTCGCCGGCAACAGCGGCCAACTGCTCCACCTTGAATGCCCGCTTCGCCTGCAAGCCAGCGAAGGCGGCGAATGGCTGGCGGCCGGCAGCTTCATGCCGATGGCCTCGCGTCTCTCGATGACCACCGAACTCGACCTCGCCGCCGTCCGGCTGGCGCTGGAGCGCATTGCCGCCGGCGCCGCGGCTGTGGCGGTCAACCTCTCCGGCGAGTCGATTCTCGTCGCCAGCTTCCGCAGCCGTCTGCAATCGCTGATCGCTGCCCGCAAGGAACTGGCCCCTCGGCTCTGGCTGGAAGTTTCGGAAGTCGGCGCCTTCCAGCACTTTGCCGAATTCCAGGCCTTCTGCAATACGCTGCGGCCGCTGGGTTGCCGTCTCGGAATCGAACACTTTGGCCGGCGTTTCAGTGAAATCGGCCGCCTGCATGACATCGGCCTCGACTATCTCAAGGTCGATGGCAGTTTCGTCCGGGCCATCGATACCCAGCAAGGGAATCAGGCATTCCTCAAAGGATTGTGCAGCATCGCGCATAATATCGGCCTGACCGTAATCGCCGAAGGCGTGCAAACCGCCGAAGAGCTCGCCACCCTGCCCGACCTGGGCTTTGACGGCGCCACCGGCCCAGCCGTGCCAAGGAACTAA
- a CDS encoding transglutaminase-like cysteine peptidase: MLSRLLVIGALTGGLALCGLETAFGLDFDRLQQVLISRFGPGQAGLLADWQKMLANGKNAAEPDKLRRVNDFFNRRIVFDDDTSIWGQTDYWATPIELIGQGRGDCEDFSIAKYYSLLDLGIPVSKLRLVYVKARQEGPAGPTLQAHMVLAYYATPNADPLVLDNLNTEIRPASRRTDLAPIFSFNSAGLWQGTGNQSSKSNLSRWQDLLARARAESFE; encoded by the coding sequence GTGCTGTCCCGCTTGCTGGTCATTGGCGCCCTGACTGGCGGGCTGGCTCTGTGCGGCCTTGAGACAGCATTCGGCCTGGATTTCGATCGTTTGCAACAAGTCCTGATCAGTCGCTTCGGCCCCGGCCAGGCAGGGCTTCTGGCCGATTGGCAGAAAATGCTGGCCAATGGAAAAAATGCCGCCGAGCCGGACAAACTGCGCCGGGTCAACGATTTCTTCAATCGGCGGATCGTCTTTGACGACGACACCAGCATCTGGGGGCAAACCGATTACTGGGCGACCCCGATCGAGCTGATTGGCCAGGGGCGCGGCGATTGCGAAGACTTTTCGATTGCCAAGTACTACTCGCTGCTCGACCTCGGCATTCCAGTCAGCAAACTCCGGCTCGTTTATGTCAAGGCCCGGCAAGAAGGCCCGGCCGGGCCGACTCTGCAGGCGCACATGGTTCTGGCTTATTACGCCACACCGAATGCCGACCCGCTGGTCCTCGACAACCTGAATACCGAGATTCGCCCGGCCTCGCGACGGACGGATCTTGCCCCTATTTTCAGTTTTAACAGTGCGGGCCTTTGGCAGGGTACCGGCAACCAGTCCAGCAAGAGCAATCTCTCGCGCTGGCAGGACTTGCTGGCACGAGCGCGCGCCGAAAGCTTCGAGTGA
- a CDS encoding TolC family outer membrane protein: MTSPKVLSLLICLVFPAIAPAADLPSTLKEVAQQAVLNSPEVTSKWHNYKAAEEEIGVARGGYFPRVDLTAGGGRESLKQPPSNQRNDYSRNGYLLSLNQMLFDGFATRNEVRRLDKARLVRYYELLDASETVALEAARAYLDVLRYRFLVNLAEDNYVQHKATQEQLLRRTQSGVGRRVDLEQAGSRLALAEINLTTETANLHDVSARYQRLVGSLPPGVVIPPGQLGSGVPVNPKVALDALYKNNPALLAAIENTEAAQYDINARRAAYSPRLDFRARTDNTSNYLGVDGDRNYNVAELVVSWNLFNGGADRAREKQYVERKNLALDLREKACRDTRQTLLIAYNDVQRLKQQTNYLATQVSLLEKTRDAYRDQFNVGQRTLLDLLDTENELLSARRNAVNADSDLSLSYLRTYAGMGTLLQTLGLQKLDSRDPESGELAQADVSQLCPSEAIAAAAPDREALNARAMALLDSKPAVVPVPVQVLRPEKRIDPAEQAPGRRMGQ; the protein is encoded by the coding sequence ATGACCTCCCCCAAAGTCCTCTCTTTACTGATTTGCCTCGTTTTCCCCGCCATCGCTCCGGCCGCCGACCTTCCGTCGACCTTGAAAGAGGTAGCCCAGCAAGCGGTATTGAACAGTCCGGAAGTCACCTCGAAGTGGCATAACTACAAGGCGGCCGAGGAAGAAATCGGCGTCGCCCGCGGCGGCTACTTCCCGCGCGTTGATCTGACGGCCGGCGGTGGCCGGGAAAGCCTCAAGCAGCCGCCAAGCAACCAGCGAAACGATTACTCGCGCAATGGCTACCTGCTCAGCCTGAACCAGATGCTTTTCGATGGCTTTGCTACCCGCAACGAAGTTCGTCGTCTCGACAAAGCCCGCCTGGTCCGCTATTACGAACTGCTCGACGCCTCCGAAACCGTCGCCCTCGAAGCGGCGCGGGCCTATCTTGATGTGCTGCGCTACCGTTTTCTGGTCAATCTGGCCGAAGACAACTACGTTCAGCACAAGGCCACTCAGGAACAACTTCTCCGGCGCACCCAGTCCGGCGTCGGCCGTCGCGTCGACCTCGAACAGGCGGGCAGCCGCCTGGCCTTGGCCGAAATCAACCTGACCACAGAAACCGCCAACCTGCACGACGTCTCGGCGCGCTACCAGCGCCTGGTCGGCAGCCTGCCCCCGGGCGTCGTCATTCCCCCCGGTCAGCTCGGCAGCGGTGTTCCAGTTAACCCGAAAGTCGCCCTCGATGCGCTCTACAAGAACAATCCGGCTCTGCTCGCCGCCATTGAAAACACCGAAGCTGCCCAGTACGACATCAACGCCCGGCGTGCTGCCTATTCTCCCCGGCTCGATTTCCGGGCGCGGACCGACAACACCAGCAATTACCTTGGTGTCGATGGCGACCGCAATTACAACGTCGCCGAGCTGGTTGTCAGCTGGAATCTGTTCAATGGCGGCGCGGACCGGGCTCGCGAAAAGCAGTACGTTGAACGCAAGAATCTCGCCCTCGACCTGCGCGAAAAGGCCTGCCGCGATACTCGGCAGACCTTGCTCATCGCCTATAACGACGTGCAGCGCCTGAAGCAACAAACCAACTATCTTGCCACCCAGGTCAGCCTGCTCGAGAAGACGCGCGATGCCTACCGGGATCAGTTCAACGTCGGCCAGCGAACCCTGCTCGACCTGCTCGATACCGAAAACGAACTGCTCAGTGCCCGGCGCAATGCGGTCAACGCCGATTCCGACCTGAGTCTTTCCTACCTCCGGACCTATGCCGGCATGGGGACGCTGCTCCAGACGCTTGGCTTGCAAAAGCTCGACAGCCGCGATCCGGAATCCGGCGAGCTTGCTCAGGCTGATGTCAGCCAGCTCTGCCCCAGCGAAGCCATCGCCGCCGCGGCACCGGACCGTGAGGCACTCAACGCCCGCGCCATGGCCTTGCTTGACAGCAAGCCGGCGGTTGTCCCGGTGCCTGTCCAGGTGTTGCGTCCGGAAAAGCGCATTGACCCCGCGGAGCAAGCCCCGGGGCGTCGCATGGGGCAGTAA
- a CDS encoding YbhB/YbcL family Raf kinase inhibitor-like protein: MKLTSTSFADGQKIPGEFSFCIPDPAHHVCLGKNLNPQLAWIDVPADTKSFALICHDPDVPSQGDDVNQDGRTIPASLPRVDFFHWVLIDLPASVNAINEGEFSHDVTPRGKPGPQTSRGSRQGINNYTNWFAGDHDMSGDYYGYDGPCPPWNDEIVHRYVFTVYALDIETLPVEGKFGGPEVRATIQGHVLAEACLTGTYTLNSALQD; encoded by the coding sequence ATGAAACTGACCAGCACCAGCTTCGCCGACGGGCAAAAAATTCCCGGCGAGTTTTCCTTTTGCATTCCCGATCCGGCCCATCACGTTTGTCTGGGCAAGAACCTCAACCCGCAACTTGCCTGGATCGATGTACCGGCTGACACCAAATCCTTTGCCTTGATCTGCCACGACCCCGATGTCCCGAGCCAGGGCGACGATGTCAACCAAGACGGCCGCACCATTCCCGCCTCATTGCCCCGCGTCGACTTCTTTCACTGGGTGCTGATTGATCTGCCAGCTTCCGTCAACGCCATCAACGAAGGCGAATTCAGTCACGACGTGACGCCGCGTGGCAAACCGGGGCCACAGACCAGCCGGGGCAGTCGGCAGGGAATCAACAATTACACCAACTGGTTCGCTGGCGATCACGACATGAGCGGCGACTACTACGGCTACGATGGCCCGTGCCCGCCGTGGAACGATGAAATCGTCCACCGCTACGTCTTTACCGTCTATGCGCTGGATATCGAAACACTGCCCGTCGAAGGAAAATTTGGCGGACCGGAAGTCCGTGCCACCATTCAGGGTCATGTTCTGGCCGAAGCCTGCCTGACCGGCACTTACACGCTGAATTCGGCACTGCAAGACTGA